The Phyllopteryx taeniolatus isolate TA_2022b chromosome 2, UOR_Ptae_1.2, whole genome shotgun sequence nucleotide sequence tatatttctccaaagcctgtatgtacctttcagcattaatggtgcctaaacagatgtgtaagttacccatgccattggcactaacacagcctcataccatcacagatgctggcttttgaactttgcgtccataacagtccggatggttcttttcctctttggcccggaggacacgacatccacaatttccaaaaacaatttgaaatgtggactcgtcggatcacagaacacttccactttgcatcagtccatcttagatgagctcgggcccatagAAGCGGGCGGCGTTTCTGTGTGCTGTTGATAAATGGCGTTTGCTTTTCATAGttacaagttgcacttacggatgtagcgccgaactgtatttactgacagtggttttctgaagtgttcctgagcccatgtggtgatatcctttacacaatgatgtcggtttttgatgcagtgccgcctgagggatcgaaggtcacgggcattcaacgttggtttttggccttgccgcttacatgcagtgatttctccagattctctgaaccttttgatgatattatggaccgtagatgatgaaatccctaaattccttgcaattttacgttgaggaacattgtccttaaactgttcgactattttctcacgcacttgttcacaaagaggtgacgctcaccccatctttgcttgtgaatgactgagcaattcagggaagcgccttttattcccaatcatggcacccacctgttcccaattagcctgtttacctgtgggatgtgacccaacttcattggaattggggttgtatattcaaagcttagaagtgtttttcaaacaaatatgactttactactgcattagtgtAGGTTGGTGACAGGCTACAGTTATGATCGGACTtacaaattcatgttaaatggagCTTTGTTGTAAATTGAGGACTCCCTGTACATGCTTACAGTACAAGTAGAGCAATACAATACCTGTGAGACTACTAGCAGCCACACTCCTGGGTGCCCTGTGGCTGAGCGCGGCGGGGGGAACGGAGCTGGCGCAGTGCAGCATCCCCGTACTGGATGCCAGATCCCATCCTCTCTGGATCCAACTCCcctaaagaaaagagaaagagaagaaatCAATGGATCTTCCCGCACATAAGAACAAGAAGCACTTCAGTTGTCCCCCTCGGCGGCAAATCAAGATCACATGAATCATTaactgatatactgtacagtcaaCCCTCGTCGATTTGCCATTGTCACCTACTTGTGAATTGTTCTGTAGAACATAATTAAAACTATTCTCTGAAACATGCACCTATTTGCCTCATTCGTTTTTTCCAAATaagtttgttactttttttcaaactgCATAGACAATGTGATGTAATGATGTAAAAAAGTGGTAAAGTCAACCGCAGGtgagattttgattgattgattgattgatatctTCAGGACTCATAAAGTGGGAAAAACTATATTTGGCGAATATGTCAAGTCTTGTGCCAGCCAAAACACCACCAACTCATGGGATTCAAAACTTGCCGGTCTAATCtgaaagaaaatttaaaaaaatgcatacgggtaaggtgtattttttactATGAAAGTTAAAGTTGCaccaaaaatgccacaaaaatgtctgtaatgtaatttttttaaaagcctgcctaatttgaatgaataaagaaaTCACTATGTATGTAAAGTaaggctctgaaatcatgaaaaggGTCCTCCCGCCCTTGAGCTGCAAAACCATGTGGGCACGTCCGCTGAAGGCGCTTGAgacagcccttcacctgtcaatcaactGCATTTGTACGCTGTGTGCTCAAGTGTCTGTAGTCAACAActggctgaataatgtgtgccacAGTGGTTATGCTGAATAAACAAGGAACTTTCCtgtgtctctgttatgtggggGCAGTGGCGGAAATTGTCATGTGTGAAGTGTGCGACCACACAAGGCAGCCGATGTATAATGTCACATCAGTTTGTGCTATGATGTTATTcaggctagtatgctagctaacACTATTGATGAAACGcctgtttgtgttaaaaaaataataactacaGAATAGTtgttatgtaacatgggttcatgattgtgtacatgccaGATGCATGGCATtggtgctttatgatcctctccattttaagtgctttgccaccatcttgtggaaaCTATACGCAATCACAAACCCCTTTTGGTGGGGAGCATCAATTATTTACAGATTTTTGCCTTCGGAAATGACCGTGGCAGTCAAaattaattttacttttatacaTAAATTCATTTCGAagtctgtatttttttagtaaaagtaaaaaaaaaaaagttgaatcagGACTtctaatttccatccatccatccatccattttctgagccgcttatcctcacaagggtcgcgggagtgccggaccctatcccagctatcatcgggcaggaggcggggtacatcctgaactggttgccagccaatcgcagggcacatagaaacaaacaaccattcgcactcacattcacacctacgggcaatttagagtcttcaattaacctgcatgcatgtttttgggatgtgggaggaaaccggagtgcccggagaaaacccacgcaggcacggggggaacatgcaaactccacacaggcggggccggggattgaaccccagtcctcagaactgtgaggcagacgctctaaccagtcgtccaacgagCCGCCACttctaattttacaaaaaaaaaatttaagcatctgtacttctacttgagTACAGAGTGAGTAATTTTGCCATCTGTGCTGGCAGGGTCATCATGACAGGATTACTGCATGTGGGGCCCCTGTATGGTCACTGGCGGTTCATTGTATGGCTCCTGTAAGGTCATTGAGGGGGTCATTACATGGTCACAGGAGGGTGATTGGAGGGTCACTGCAGTAACGTCAGTATTTGCGCCTGGAAATGACGATGAGAGCTCCTACCTGATTCTATCTTGTTGAGAATTTTGCGCGCGCACTGCACAAAAGCCTCTTCAACATTCTCCCCAGTCAGAGCGCTGGTCTCCAGGAACATCAGctctgatacacacacacacacacacacacacacaaattgtttTCATGAAAGATGTAGCACTCTCCCGCTGAATGCAATAGGTGCATGCAGATGTATATACAATCAAAAGTTACTTCTGTCACATCAATTTACCGTTCTCCTGAGCGAAGCGTGACGCCTCCAGGAAGGTCACCTCTCTATCAGCATCCAAATCCTTCTTGTTTCCACACAGAATGATGACGATGTTCTGACTGGCCAGCATTCGGGCATCACTCAGCCACGTGGTGAGAGCGTTGTAGGTCTCACGACTGCAGGGGGGAGTGACACATGAACTCAGCGAGCAGACATCATACTCTAAAAAAAGCTTGTGATGTCTTTgaattatccattcatccattttccgtaccacttatcctcactagggtcgcggtatgctggagcctaacccagctgactctgggtgagaggtggggtacaccctgaactgttcaccagccaatcgcagggcacatataaacaaacaaccaatcgcactcacattcacacatacgggcaatttagactcttcaattaacccaccgtgcatgtttttgggatgtgggaggatacctggagaaaactcacgcaggcacggggcaaggccggatttgaacccgggtcctcagaactgtgaggcagatgtgctaaccatttgtcCAGTGTGCCACTCTTGGAATTAGTTAAATTAAATGATAGACAAATGCTTGTTTACCTGGTGATGTCATAGACCAGCAGGGCCCCTGCTGCTCCTCTGTAGTAACTTCTGGTCACTGACCTTCAACACACAATGAACATTTAGAATGCAGTACCATCCCAATGgaactaaaaacaatgaaaattaattcagtgtcattaaaaacaaagttatACTTTAACGTATTATTGTCCTATGAGTTGTTTCTATTACATATGCATTATAGTGTTTCAAATCCTGATTGTTTTCTAACCCAAAGAGGATTGGGGATAAATTTGCTGTGTCTGTCTCTCTTCAATCTAGATGAGAGCACTGTGCTGTAGGTTTGTTccaaaataatggaaaatgccCTACCTGAACCTTTCTTGTCCAGCTGTGTCCCAAATCTGCAGTTTGACAATTTTGTTGACCACATTGATGATTTTAGAGCCAAACTCTACTCCAATGGTATGATTTGATTCAtccttaactgaaaaaaaaaaagaaaatacaaaatgacaaattatcAAACCAATAAAATGAATATGATACATACGTATGTGTTATGCTTGGTTCAGAGCAAAAGAGAAGAGTAACTGCATTTAAAAGattcatatttaatattatattcATGTTTTGCTGATTAATTTAGCTTTTTCCAGCTATTTCAAACAACATCACAATAATGTAACAGCAACATATggcaaataaaaaattttttcctACTTACATCTCTTCTCTATAAACTGATGCAGCAAACATGATTTGCCAGTTCCAGCATTCCCAATCACCAGGAATTTAAACAGGAAATCTGAGaagaattttattttagttattattAATGCTAGTATCCTTAAAATCCAGCAGAAAGTGCATCTTTAAAagcataaagaaagaaaaacaatactaCACGTGTTTGTggtcatttttttaacacaacagcAAGTGCTTTTGAGgtatagtacaaccccaattccaatgaagttgtgacgttgtgttaaacataaataaaaacagaacacaatgatttgcaaatcaagagAAAgagggccaaagagaaaaagaaccatccggactgttatggatgcaaagttcaaaagccagcatctgtgatggtatgaggctgtgttagtgccaatggcatgggtaacttacacatttgtgaaggcaccattaatgctgaaaggtacatacaggttttggggaaacatatgctgccatccaagcaacgtctttttcatggacgcccctgcttatttcagcaagacaatggcaaaccacattctgcacgtgttacaacagcgtggcttcgtagtaaaagagtgcgggtactagactggcctgcctgcagtccagacctgtctcccattgaaaatgtgtggcgcattatgaagcgtaaaataagacaacggagaccccggactgttgaacagctgaagctgtacatcaaggaagaatgggaaagaattccacctacaaagcttcaacaattagtgtactcagttcccaaacgtttattgaatgttgttaaaagaaaaggtgatgtaacacagtggtaaacatgaccctgtcccatcttttttggaacgtgttgcagccatacaattctaagttaatgattatttgctaaaaacaataaagttgatcagtttgaacgttaaatatcttgtctttgtagtgtattcaattaaatataggttgaacatgatttgcaaatcattgtattctgtttttatttttgtttaacataacgtcccaacttcattggaattggggttgtagttaatATAAGGCAtagcaaatatttttatataagaTCGAATCTTTTATAATTTCgcacaataaattatttttattactgttggtGACTTTATGAAAGGTTCCGAGTGTTAGGCAGATTATACCCTGAAGTccgactggttgccagtcaatcgaagggcacatatttaaagacaagcaaccattcaaactcaaattcataACCGACACTTaaccaaacatgtttttgggatgtggaagagaacatgaaaactccacacagacctGAGCCGATACTCGAACTCagaaccacagaactgtgaggcggatgtactGACCACTTAGTCAACATGTTGCTTTTAATGATTGCTAACTAAATTACATCTGCCGAGAGTACAGTTTCAGACATATCCAGTAATCTGTAAATGATGATGCATCATCATTAGGTGATattattcacaagttaaaacacaataataatgcaGTAAGAGTACAGGAAGCTAACAGCCATGATCTTAAAAAGGACACAGTAGTCTATAAATAAAGACAGGAGTCATGGATAGGCTGACATTTCCAAACAAATGGGCTCCATACGTGAAGTCTTCAGACCAATGAATATAATGACGTATTTAACTGTGACTTTTGTTGTCATGGTATCTTTCAGGCCAGCATCCTTTTGCCAGCAGCTCGGTTAGCATGCCAGCTAATTATttacaatgagaaaaaaaattgcaccttCGACACACCTGCCCCCTTTCCCATCTATGAGACTACATGACGGCGTCGACTGTGGCGACTCGACAAAACGGACACCTTACCGTAAGACTCCGACATCGCCGGTGTGGCGTTTTGTAACAGCTATTGTAATTCTTAGTGAGGATAGCGCTTGACAGATGGAGAGCTAAGCTAAGTGAAGGAAAATAGTCCCGTTGATGATTTCCGCGGATTGCAACTGAGTTTCCCCACCGACTTCCCGTACgtgttttgttatttcaaaataaaagcttatcGTCTCGGTCGTAGCTACAAATTATATTGCGTAATAAACATTAATTTATCCAAAAGCCAAAGTTAAAAATATGGCGAGTCCAACTATTCTGTTAAAAAGACTAGGTTATACATGTGTATTATATAAATACGAGCGTGTATGTAAATTTCATGACTTTCCGTTCGTGTTGTGTTACTTCAAAATAACAGATCATAACCTGGAgtcctgtcatatttgttgcattaatgtcCTATTTTCTCTGGTTAATTAGAATGGATTtaataattgtaaataataacaattatttatctattatataaaataatataattataataacatcaatacaaaaatatattataatatacattctgtatttattatttatattaattttgtatttggcttagttgatttattgtacatagtgaaagaaaatggttttgtaaaaggattttttttacacattcttttattattaaaagaatCGCCAGTTCATTATAATTAAAGTTTTATAATGAATAATAACaggattaataataattaattattgtgttattaataaaataatacatttcatatattttaccttttccagatttttagtcatgttctatttttatttttattattttcttttattttattaaataattggtcaattaattataataatatgattttgaaataatacatttacaaaatgaaaatgcattattatttcaagtttaaaaatatatatatattttacgcatttcacacacacacacgcacacacacacacacaaacacacacgttaaCTGTTTAAAAATCCAATGTGGCCCTAAGACTACATTACATAATATTTCTCATGTTTGGGAATACGCGGCCCTAAGTGCTATGTGTATTTAATGTTTTGCTACAATACAATtgcattaaatatttaaaaactttttcatCTAGTTTTATTTAGGTAAGAATTTGATTTaacttactgtatgtgcaatacattttaataaaatcattatctaagcatattttttccccctgtttttcTTACATTCACACAGTGATtatgtttaaactgtgcatacTGTTGcaatggcttacaataatattaaatatctttttaGGTATAAAACCTAAaatctgtcttttttattttacttcccattttacagtattttgttgttgatcacgatggtggtatttggagcgctaagtatttttttaggttgtACTTCAGGTGAACCACTGTGTTACTAAggttatactatactatactatactatactatactatactatactatactatactatacattATTATATTGCCGAACTCCGGGTCACCAGGTGGCAGTATGGTTCGGCGATCATACATGAACCGCCCAAAAAAAGCATAGAGAACGAAGACATAACGCGGCTAGTTTTGCTAGCTTCCAGCTAGCCCAGCAGCAATCTCAAATTAGCGAAACATGGCTGCCGTGCTCCCCCCGAGACCACCGTGCGACAGCAACCCCGCTACGCCCGGAGCACAATCCCTAAAGGTAGTGGCGGTCCTGCTGAGAAAAGGGGAATTACTAATATAATTGTTTCGGGAGGTCTGCTTCTTCCCATGCTACGCTAAAAGCTAATTAGCACCGTTTTGGCTGCCACTGTTGACGAATAGAATCTGCTCGTAGTATGCCTTTGTTTTTATCTCCACGTGATTGTGCCATGTTGGctaatgtcaatattttgtaCTTAATGGACTACAATATGTCAATTTTGTTATTAGCGTCTGTGGGTGATTAGAGTCAGTGGGTGATTAGAGTCGATCACTTTTCCACACAAACTGTGTTTTTTCTGCCGTTGATGCAGTGATACGTACCTGTAACAATATAGATGTTATTATAAGTTACTGAAGTTGTTCAAGTCTTAGTATGTCCACTGATTTACTAAGCTGTCTGTTCTGTTTAGTAATAAGTCAATTCATAACCTCCCCATTATTAAATTTGAACCACTACATATATTACATTATACTGCATTACAGAGTTGAGACGtttgataaaatatatttgttaccAGTTGTGATTAtccttgttttttatttttatttttttccagtccAAGACCAATTGGGTCGCACCCAAACTCATCTCAAAGGCACATGTATTACGTTACAAAAATTTGATGGAACACCACcaaagtcacaaaaagtatatctactgaaataataatgatctcATTTCAGTTTACACAAAATTATACTCTTGTGTGAAATCTGGGATTGTTTACTTGAAGACAAACCTGATAAACTCTtttgtcattctttttttttagtttgcttGGTAGTCATCCTTGAAATGCCTAGCTCACATACaatggctataaaaagtctgcacacccctttTAAAATGCTCTtgggattattaaaaaaaaaaaaaaaaagcttaattgtACCACATATTTTTCCACTTGCATTTTGAGTgatttcaagtgtgtgtgtttttttttttttttttttaaattatgaatttattattttttttttttacatattttttaaaatctaggttgaactttttggccataacaATTAAGAGACATTGGGTCATTTCCAGTGGCATCGTGGTTATGATTCACTGCTAAAGCctatgcttcatttttttctaattaaaattgTCTTTAGGAGGACATAACAGGAGATGAGTCCAATGATGGAAGCCAGCCTCCAAAAAGGCGACGAATGGGTTCAGGGGACAGTTCAAGAAGTTGTGACACCTCCAGTCAAGACCTTGGGTGGGTCTGCTAATAGTTTTTAGAAATTATCTATCTCGGCTAAATATGGATACGTTTTAAGAATGCTGTTTCTCCCACACACCTATTCCAGGCCAACATATTTCCCAGCAGAGAACTTGACCGAATACAAGTGGCCAGCAGATGACACGGGAGAGTATTACATGCTGCAAGAGCAGGTCAGCGAGTATCTGGGAGTCACATCCTTCAAGAGGAAGTACCCGGGTATGAACTGGAGTCTCtgtttttggacaaaaaaaataaaacgttgTGGATAATTGAATGGAAAACTAATTAAAGTGAGAAGAGAAAACATTTGTATAGCTTTTACAAGCAAAGAGTAGTAGGtgtgtcatattttatttttctactacTCTAGATATGGAAAGAAGGGACCTATCACACAAAGAGAAGCTCTACCTACGTGAACAGAACGTGATCACTGAGACACAGTGCACTCTGGGTAGGAAGCATCCCCTTTCTAACATAGTCAGACCGACATTGGGATTGGTGTCAATGAATGACGGTGTGAGGGTGATGTGGTCAAAGTAAATGTGATCTGTTTTGTTTCCAGGTCTAACAGCTCTGCGGAGTGATGAGGTCATAGACCTGATGATAAAAGAGTATCCTGCCAAGCATTTAGAGTACTCGGTCATTCTTCAGGAGAGAGAGCGACAGAGGATAGCTAAAGAGTACTCTGTAAGTAcataaattcaaatgaaaatgttatgtATTTCACAATAGTCATATGTTTACTGTGCACGTCTACTGTTGTGTTAAAGCAAATGCAGCAGCAGAACCCTCAGAAGGTGGAGGCCAGCAAGGTTCCAGAGTACATTAAGAAGGCGGCCAAAAAGGCGGCCGAGTTCAACAGTAACTTCAATAGGGAGCGAATGGAAGAGAGGAGGGCCTATTTTGACCTCCAGACACATGTAAGTCtatgttttaaaattttgcATTAGCCCAAATAATGATGGCACACAATGGTTTATCTAACTCATAAATATTGTTAAGGCtttgtagcatttttttttcaattattattattatttttttaaactgctaaCATGCATTcaattctcatttatgagggattgACTTCtctccttaaactgcatatgttggtaatgagtgtatggtataaatttgctatacagaatttgagacgacaaaatgctaaatgctaaacggttagcaattgtgattagcattagcacgctagcgattaccattttagggaaaaaaaaaaaaaaacgctaactacattcagctcactcatacatcatgttatatgtacattacacatcaaaCAGTGGCTTAAAAATCACTTGTAGAGGCTccactgtcatttttggcaaaggtTTTCACTAACCCAACACTGCAGCTAgctgtctgcaataaatgtctgtgtgaaacatgggttccgccagcgcaaacatggttccgggtggaacttcttcttctttttttttttttttgctcccggGCGGGGGGAGCTGAACGACAATTTTTTCTTCAaccagcggctcagaaaatggatggatggatatttttgaagtcgacttagctaagttattctttttttttaaattttatttttttaatataaattccCCAGCCCTACTTGAGAAATATACACCTGATAGCTAAAATCCATAGGATGACGTCCTGCATAAAGAAACCTACAATCCCACTGTTATTGATTGCCAGTGTTTCCCATTAATTACTTTCCCAGTCCACAACATCATTACTAATTTTATTGTAcacaaaatgtaacttttttttcctcacttgtAATAATTAAAGACCTCCAACATTTGGGTTTGTGCTATGAATGCGATCATTTTTGGTGTAAAACCTCATTcttgactttattttgtttctcaGGTTATCCAAGTGCCCCAGGGCAGGTTCAAGGTGCTTGCCCCAGAACTGACCAGGACGGGGCCCTACCCAGTTGCTCTTATACCAGGGCAGTTCCAAGACTACTACAAAAGGTAGATTACTCTTATAGAAACATGAATTAACATTAACTAACTCCATGTGTGGCAATGTTTATTTTGCTCCAACCCTTAAAATTGAATTCCCATGTGGTCATATaatttggaattcaaccaaCATTTTCACGCACTGAAGTCACACACCACAGCATAATTTTGTGAGACTAGAGAAATTTaagatggtgacagtttgaccctgtaATTAATTGTTTCAAAATCTGCACAAGTTGGAGATGAAAAAGTAGAACACAATCTGATGCAGTCTTGAGATTGTGTTCTACTTTTGAGGTTTGACTTCATTATATGTATTGTTGTGCTCTGAGTCATAACTGTATTGTGCCTAACAGGTACTCTCCCAATGAGCTGCGTTACCTGCCTTTGAACACAGCCCTGTTTGAGCCTCCGCTGGATCCAGAACTCCCTGCGCTGGACTCAGAACCTGACTCGGATGATGCAGAGGATGATAAAAAGAACAAGAACTCCTCTGTAAGGCATTTGGAGGGGCACAACAGTGCCGACTCCCGTCTTGACACACAACCAAATCCAGTCTGTTGTGGATGAGGGAGTAGGAAGTGGCCATTGTAAACTGTGCCTTGGGCTAGGCAATCAGTCAAAATTATCGATGAATTTTAGTTCATTTGTCAGgacatttttatgtattatttttaatttttaataaaacactttttaggGACTTCCGTAGTTCAAAGTGCATCCGAGCTGGTGTGCATTGCTTACACTAGCAACGTGGCTGCGAACACAGAGGAGTAGAGTCAGTGGTGCCAACTTAACGATTTGGTCACTATATTTAGAGACTTCTCTCGACCCttcttgcaattttttttcgaaAATGCAACAAGCGAATTTAATCACCACTAAGActaattttcacattgttttgcatATGGCGCAAAAGGAGTCAATTGCGCTGAGTATTGCTAAATACATGGTCCCCATTTAAATGTTGAAAACGCACTGATTTATTCATGTTTGAAACTTTTGAcctgaggtatgtgcttccaagttgcaaatattttgccaggGTCGAGACAAAAGTATGAGAGAGCTAGAGGGGTGCAGCGTTACACTCACATTTACTTATGGGCTGGCCGAGCCATGGAATTTGATGTTAATTAAGTATCATGTTTATTGTGTTTGACAAAACGCACAGTTTCCCAAGAGGaagttgttatttttacataagctaaagaaaaaaaatatttaaaactttTTGGTGGTGTTAtgatgacagtaagttaaaaatggcaAGAATGCTATTAGGCTTacgatattttattttatgccaGCCTTTATTGAACCTACATAACTTTGTGGTCATCTCACGTCACTCTGTCTCTGTAGGACAGCTCTTCAGGCAACACATCAGACGGTGAAAGTCAGGAGGGAGGAGCCCACAAGTCCAAGCCCAAAGACAGGATGTCCACGCTGGGCAAAGATGGCAGCCACCGCCACTCCCACAAAGTCACCCCCGGGTACAAGGTAGAGGACAAAACCACCTGAACTCTTcttcaacagcagcagcagcacttttctacccctcctcctgctcctcctccctTTTCTACTACTACGACCGCCTCCTTACTCCATACATCCCGACATCCCCTCCCTTAGCTTTCTTCACTTTGTTCTCCGGCTTCTACAGTTTGTCTCAGCAGGGACCAGCACACACATTTGCCCACACACTCCCACTGAGACTCctgttttcactttttctttttaggactACTACAtcgttctttttttctccttcaacCAGACTGTGAGCAATAAGAACAATAAGAAAGGAACAGCtcagtttgttttgcattgcacttttttttactttttccagcaagaacaaattaattttcctttttgaaTGTCTTCAGTTTCTCACC carries:
- the rab4a gene encoding ras-related protein Rab-4A, which produces MSESYDFLFKFLVIGNAGTGKSCLLHQFIEKRFKDESNHTIGVEFGSKIINVVNKIVKLQIWDTAGQERFRSVTRSYYRGAAGALLVYDITSRETYNALTTWLSDARMLASQNIVIILCGNKKDLDADREVTFLEASRFAQENELMFLETSALTGENVEEAFVQCARKILNKIESGELDPERMGSGIQYGDAALRQLRSPRRAQPQGTQECGC
- the phf10 gene encoding PHD finger protein 10, whose product is MAAVLPPRPPCDSNPATPGAQSLKEDITGDESNDGSQPPKRRRMGSGDSSRSCDTSSQDLGPTYFPAENLTEYKWPADDTGEYYMLQEQVSEYLGVTSFKRKYPDMERRDLSHKEKLYLREQNVITETQCTLGLTALRSDEVIDLMIKEYPAKHLEYSVILQERERQRIAKEYSQMQQQNPQKVEASKVPEYIKKAAKKAAEFNSNFNRERMEERRAYFDLQTHVIQVPQGRFKVLAPELTRTGPYPVALIPGQFQDYYKRYSPNELRYLPLNTALFEPPLDPELPALDSEPDSDDAEDDKKNKNSSDSSSGNTSDGESQEGGAHKSKPKDRMSTLGKDGSHRHSHKVTPGYKPKVIPNAICGICQKGKEANKRGKPEALIHCSQCDNSGHPSCLDMSEELVCMIRTYRWQCMECKTCTVCQQPHHEDEMMFCDKCDRGFHTFCVGMGSIPTGLWLCEVCDKDFSTPKKKGGAKTPKKPKSVQK